The following proteins are co-located in the Phytoactinopolyspora mesophila genome:
- a CDS encoding DUF4307 domain-containing protein yields MSNPGTPEPQPTAQPQADADERLQQRYGRGSSHLGQRAGNPGISRRNIIIVVFIAAIAAVATWFIIDAQRGSIQAALRSWESPADGVMPVIVEVDRSPDTVLTCELIAVDIRHIVVGQLEFEIPAGEPARQLVEADIPLRGDAIAPELLGCSRDG; encoded by the coding sequence TTGTCCAATCCCGGCACCCCGGAGCCACAGCCGACCGCCCAGCCGCAGGCAGACGCGGATGAGCGGCTACAGCAACGCTACGGGCGAGGATCCAGCCATCTGGGCCAGCGGGCCGGCAACCCGGGTATCAGCCGGCGCAACATCATCATCGTCGTGTTCATCGCCGCCATCGCCGCCGTGGCGACCTGGTTCATCATCGATGCCCAGAGGGGCTCCATCCAGGCGGCGCTGCGCTCGTGGGAAAGCCCTGCCGACGGCGTCATGCCCGTCATCGTAGAAGTCGACCGCAGCCCGGACACGGTTCTCACCTGCGAGCTGATCGCCGTCGACATCAGGCACATCGTGGTCGGGCAACTGGAGTTCGAGATACCGGCCGGTGAGCCGGCGCGGCAGTTGGTCGAGGCCGACATACCGCTGCGGGGCGACGCCATCGCCCCGGAACTCCTCGGCTGCTCGCGTGACGGCTGA
- the greA gene encoding transcription elongation factor GreA yields MTAASDNVAWLTEDAYKRLQDELEYLMGPARTEIAKRIEAARAEGDLSENGGYHAAKEEQGKQEARIHQLQQLLQRAKVGETPADDGVVEPGMIVEVKFAGDDEVERFLLGSRELASLDESVEIEVYSPQSPLGAAIHGKRAGEKASYEAPNGRTVTVEIVSVKPYKG; encoded by the coding sequence GTGACCGCTGCAAGCGACAACGTCGCCTGGCTCACCGAGGATGCCTACAAGCGTCTTCAGGACGAGCTCGAGTATCTGATGGGACCGGCTCGCACCGAGATCGCCAAGCGTATCGAGGCTGCCCGAGCGGAGGGTGACCTCTCGGAGAACGGTGGTTACCACGCTGCCAAGGAAGAGCAGGGCAAGCAGGAAGCCCGAATCCACCAGCTACAGCAGTTACTACAACGCGCCAAGGTGGGCGAGACTCCCGCCGACGACGGAGTGGTCGAGCCGGGCATGATCGTCGAGGTGAAGTTCGCCGGTGATGACGAGGTCGAGCGCTTCCTGCTCGGTTCCCGGGAGCTCGCGTCGCTCGACGAGTCGGTCGAGATCGAGGTCTACTCGCCCCAGTCGCCGCTCGGCGCCGCGATCCACGGCAAGCGTGCGGGTGAGAAGGCCTCTTACGAAGCTCCGAACGGCCGCACCGTGACGGTTGAGATCGTTAGCGTCAAGCCCTACAAGGGCTGA
- a CDS encoding ABC transporter permease, whose amino-acid sequence MTTTDVRPSQAAPKSAGVGQVLQDTMIIAWRNIRGGLRVPDTQIYMFIQPIMFVLLFAYVFGGAIRVPGAEDVAGAYREYLMAGIFVQTMAFAVAPASVGLADDMHKGLIDRFRSLPMARSGVIAGRVVSDLASQFIVLIIMMICGLIVGWRVHNGVLPFLGAVGLMLLFAFAMLWVGALIGLSVGNPQVAASAGLIWLFPVVFLSNAFVPPDTMPTVVRNLAEWNPISALVAAARDLFGNEGIITSEAWPMQNPVLAAVLWCMLIIVIFAPLAVRKYKAAASK is encoded by the coding sequence ATGACAACCACAGACGTTCGGCCCTCCCAGGCCGCGCCCAAGAGTGCCGGTGTCGGGCAAGTGCTCCAGGACACGATGATCATCGCGTGGCGGAACATCCGCGGCGGTCTGCGGGTGCCGGACACGCAGATCTACATGTTCATCCAGCCGATCATGTTCGTGCTGCTGTTCGCCTACGTGTTCGGCGGCGCCATTCGGGTGCCCGGTGCGGAGGACGTCGCCGGGGCGTACCGCGAGTACCTGATGGCGGGGATCTTCGTGCAGACCATGGCGTTCGCTGTGGCTCCGGCCAGTGTGGGCCTGGCCGACGACATGCACAAGGGGCTCATCGACCGTTTCCGTTCGCTGCCCATGGCCCGGTCCGGCGTCATTGCCGGGCGCGTGGTGTCTGACCTGGCCAGCCAGTTCATCGTGCTCATCATCATGATGATCTGCGGGCTCATCGTTGGATGGCGGGTACACAACGGTGTGCTGCCGTTCCTCGGCGCGGTGGGCTTGATGCTGCTCTTCGCCTTCGCGATGTTGTGGGTCGGAGCGCTCATCGGGCTCTCTGTGGGCAACCCCCAGGTCGCCGCTTCCGCAGGCCTGATCTGGTTGTTCCCAGTGGTGTTCTTGTCGAACGCGTTCGTTCCGCCGGACACCATGCCCACGGTGGTCCGGAACCTGGCGGAGTGGAACCCCATCAGCGCATTGGTCGCGGCGGCGCGGGACTTGTTCGGCAACGAGGGGATCATCACCTCAGAGGCTTGGCCGATGCAGAATCCCGTACTGGCAGCGGTGCTCTGGTGCATGCTGATCATTGTGATCTTCGCGCCGCTGGCCGTGCGCAAGTACAAGGCGGCTGCCAGCAAGTGA
- a CDS encoding ATP-binding cassette domain-containing protein, translated as MNAIIAEGLVKTFGSGDKTVKAVSGVDLTVAEGTVVGLLGPNGAGKTTTVRMLTTLLPLDGGRALVAGHDVVDQPQAVRASIGLSGQFAAVDENLTGRENLWMFGRLYQLSSKEAKKRAEELLEQFSLVEAADRPSKTYSGGMRRRLDLAGSLIIHPKILFLDEPTTGLDPASRLDLWDVIRARVRGGATILLTTQYLEEADALADRIVVIDHGKIIAEGTADELKAKVGGERIEVIVHEPARMQQAVEILQRGSDGQCVVDEHTRKLTVPTTMGSKGLVQVIRDLDEQGIDIDDIALRRPTLDDVFLELTGRRAEDDEAENTEQAEGVSA; from the coding sequence GTGAATGCAATCATCGCCGAAGGTCTGGTCAAGACCTTCGGCTCCGGCGACAAGACCGTGAAGGCGGTCAGCGGCGTCGACTTGACCGTCGCCGAGGGCACTGTTGTCGGGCTCCTCGGCCCCAACGGCGCGGGTAAGACCACGACGGTCCGGATGCTCACCACACTGCTCCCGCTCGACGGCGGACGCGCTCTGGTCGCGGGTCACGACGTCGTCGACCAGCCGCAGGCGGTACGCGCAAGTATCGGCCTGTCGGGGCAGTTCGCCGCCGTTGACGAGAATCTGACGGGTCGCGAGAACCTCTGGATGTTCGGCCGGCTCTACCAACTCTCCAGCAAGGAAGCCAAGAAGCGTGCTGAAGAGCTGCTCGAGCAGTTCTCCCTGGTCGAGGCAGCAGACCGGCCGTCCAAGACGTATTCAGGCGGCATGCGCCGCAGACTCGACCTTGCCGGAAGTCTCATCATCCATCCGAAGATTCTCTTTCTAGATGAGCCCACCACAGGGCTGGATCCCGCGAGCCGGCTCGACCTCTGGGACGTCATCCGTGCGCGGGTCCGTGGCGGTGCCACGATTCTGCTGACCACGCAGTATCTCGAGGAAGCCGACGCACTGGCCGATCGCATCGTCGTCATCGATCACGGAAAGATCATCGCCGAGGGCACAGCTGATGAGCTGAAGGCAAAGGTCGGTGGTGAGCGCATCGAGGTAATCGTCCACGAGCCAGCCAGGATGCAGCAGGCTGTCGAGATCTTGCAGCGTGGCAGCGACGGCCAATGCGTCGTCGACGAGCACACTCGCAAGCTCACCGTGCCCACCACTATGGGCTCCAAGGGCCTGGTCCAAGTGATCCGTGACCTTGATGAGCAAGGGATCGACATCGACGACATCGCGTTGCGGCGGCCCACTCTGGATGATGTCTTCCTCGAACTCACCGGCCGGCGTGCCGAAGACGACGAAGCAGAAAACACCGAGCAGGCCGAGGGGGTCAGCGCATGA
- a CDS encoding DUF2089 domain-containing protein, translating into MTHQPPRDCPVCADVLNVTRLACDGCGTELSGRFTSCAYCSLSIQDRKILSVFLASRGNMKEFARELGVSYPTARIRYAELLGRLDIEEVGGLEVTMEPVDREDVLRRLAAGELDLDEATDLLR; encoded by the coding sequence ATGACACACCAGCCTCCGCGCGATTGCCCGGTGTGCGCGGACGTGCTGAACGTCACGCGCCTGGCTTGTGACGGCTGCGGAACCGAGCTGTCCGGCAGGTTTACCTCTTGTGCTTACTGCTCCCTGAGTATCCAGGATCGAAAAATACTGAGCGTGTTCCTTGCCTCCCGAGGCAATATGAAGGAGTTCGCCCGCGAGCTCGGGGTGAGCTATCCGACGGCCCGGATCCGCTACGCCGAACTGCTGGGCCGTCTCGACATCGAAGAAGTTGGGGGACTGGAGGTCACCATGGAGCCTGTCGACCGTGAGGACGTGCTGCGACGGCTGGCGGCAGGCGAACTCGATCTCGACGAGGCGACGGACCTTCTGAGGTAA
- the ilvA gene encoding threonine ammonia-lyase gives MDLTMTEVDAAREMLRDVVRPTPLEDSRWLGGKVGGPVHLKCENLQRAGSFKIRGAYVRIAKLSDDERRYGVVAASAGNHAQGVALAASMLGTPATVFMPEGAAIVKERATQAYGADVRFAGATVDEALLAARAFAAETGAVLIHPFDHADVVAGQATVGTEILEQCPDVRTIIVGTGGGGLLAGVSLAVHHLRPDVRVVGVQAEGAAAYPVSLEAGAPVSLERMSTMADGIAVGRPGDVPFSVIQQYVDSVVTVSEEALSRALVSLLERAKQVVEPAGAAAVGAILEDPGAFEPPVVAILSGGNIDPLLMMRVVRHGMAAAGRYLTFRVRVADAPGALAQLLSELASVDANVLDVVHERTAASLPVDQVEVALQLETRGPEHRARVLARLRQSNYPLSIPED, from the coding sequence ATGGACCTGACAATGACGGAGGTCGACGCTGCCCGGGAGATGCTGCGCGACGTCGTGCGACCCACTCCGCTCGAGGATTCGCGATGGCTGGGCGGCAAGGTGGGCGGGCCGGTACACCTCAAATGCGAGAACCTTCAGCGAGCTGGCTCGTTCAAGATTCGTGGCGCCTACGTGCGCATCGCGAAGCTATCCGACGACGAGCGTCGCTATGGCGTAGTGGCGGCAAGTGCCGGCAACCATGCTCAGGGTGTGGCACTGGCCGCGAGCATGCTGGGCACGCCGGCCACCGTGTTCATGCCGGAAGGTGCGGCGATCGTCAAGGAGCGGGCCACTCAAGCCTATGGTGCCGATGTCCGGTTCGCCGGGGCCACTGTCGACGAAGCGCTCCTGGCCGCTCGGGCATTCGCGGCCGAGACCGGCGCCGTCCTGATCCATCCTTTCGACCACGCGGATGTCGTTGCCGGCCAGGCCACCGTCGGTACGGAGATTCTGGAGCAATGCCCCGACGTGCGCACCATCATCGTCGGAACGGGTGGTGGAGGCCTGCTGGCTGGTGTGTCGCTCGCCGTACATCATCTCCGGCCGGACGTGCGGGTGGTGGGTGTCCAGGCTGAAGGGGCTGCCGCCTACCCGGTGTCGTTGGAGGCCGGCGCGCCGGTGTCGCTGGAGCGGATGTCCACCATGGCCGACGGTATCGCTGTGGGGCGTCCGGGTGACGTCCCGTTCTCGGTGATCCAGCAATATGTCGACAGCGTGGTGACGGTGTCGGAAGAGGCGTTGTCGCGGGCGCTGGTGTCACTGCTCGAGCGTGCCAAGCAGGTGGTCGAACCCGCGGGAGCGGCGGCCGTCGGTGCGATCTTGGAAGATCCGGGAGCGTTCGAGCCACCAGTGGTCGCGATTCTCTCCGGCGGAAACATCGATCCGCTACTGATGATGCGGGTGGTCCGGCACGGTATGGCGGCCGCGGGCAGGTATCTCACCTTCCGGGTCCGCGTGGCCGACGCGCCCGGTGCCCTGGCGCAGTTGCTCAGCGAACTCGCATCGGTGGACGCCAACGTGCTCGACGTTGTGCACGAGCGGACGGCGGCCTCCCTTCCGGTCGACCAAGTCGAAGTGGCGCTGCAACTGGAGACGCGTGGCCCGGAGCACCGGGCAAGGGTGCTGGCCAGGCTGCGGCAGTCGAACTACCCGTTGTCCATACCAGAAGATTGA
- a CDS encoding 2'-5' RNA ligase family protein — translation MALAVCLLFDARGERAMCRLWDRLEENGVPSLRSHTHGRHVPHFSYAVLRSWQLDDVRAAVDALSSNGPVEFSFDGLGTFRRGRTWLIPALTSDVAFRQERVVEAVRAAGAELHRNYVPGAWIPHCTLAPRVQLTALSVVAAAVYDVLPLRARADHAALIDSGTGERWPLRGLP, via the coding sequence GTGGCGCTCGCGGTCTGTCTGCTGTTCGACGCACGAGGCGAACGTGCGATGTGCCGCCTCTGGGATCGCCTGGAGGAGAACGGCGTCCCGAGCTTGCGTTCACACACACATGGTCGCCACGTCCCGCACTTCTCGTACGCCGTTTTGCGGTCGTGGCAGCTCGACGACGTCCGGGCAGCCGTCGACGCCCTTTCGTCAAACGGCCCCGTTGAATTCTCTTTCGATGGACTTGGCACCTTCCGTCGTGGCAGAACGTGGCTGATCCCGGCGTTGACCAGCGACGTCGCGTTTCGGCAGGAGCGGGTCGTTGAGGCTGTGCGGGCGGCTGGCGCCGAGCTTCACCGGAATTATGTGCCGGGGGCATGGATCCCGCATTGCACGCTCGCGCCGCGGGTTCAGCTCACGGCACTGTCGGTCGTAGCAGCGGCTGTTTACGACGTTCTGCCTCTGCGGGCACGGGCGGACCACGCGGCGTTGATCGACAGCGGCACGGGCGAGCGATGGCCACTGCGTGGTCTCCCATGA
- a CDS encoding TIGR03557 family F420-dependent LLM class oxidoreductase, whose protein sequence is MKLAWLCSHESYQPEILLEHAVLAEQSGFDVVTGADHFHPWVDDASASSFVWSWFGAVAQATSRVELATSVTAPLFRYHPGLIAQAAATLDRLSGGRFILGVGTGEAINEAPLGYEFPGYTERIARMDEALRIIHGLLAGEKLDIDGQYYQARTAKLYSAPVGTVPVWMAAGGPKSATFAGQHAEGLITSVKDPADAMERVITPYREAAGARGASTTIMATRWVVLAGNDDEAWEALAAMRGLRAPGRLEVADPMVLRERADAMDRQEILSKYTIVRDLDQLAEAYRPLVHDVGADYVAIQVASLDPVRTIKQVGEQVLPALREWSRE, encoded by the coding sequence ATGAAGCTTGCGTGGTTGTGCAGTCATGAGTCCTATCAGCCCGAGATCCTCCTGGAACACGCCGTCTTGGCCGAGCAGTCCGGCTTCGATGTGGTCACCGGCGCTGACCACTTCCATCCCTGGGTCGACGACGCGTCGGCCTCCAGCTTCGTGTGGAGCTGGTTCGGCGCCGTGGCCCAGGCGACATCGCGCGTCGAGCTGGCCACCAGCGTCACGGCCCCCCTCTTCCGCTACCACCCAGGGCTGATCGCTCAGGCCGCGGCCACCCTCGACCGTCTGTCGGGTGGACGGTTCATCCTGGGTGTGGGCACCGGCGAGGCCATCAACGAAGCGCCCCTGGGATACGAGTTCCCCGGCTATACCGAGCGGATCGCCCGCATGGACGAGGCGCTGCGGATCATCCACGGGTTGCTGGCGGGAGAGAAACTCGACATCGACGGCCAGTACTACCAAGCCCGTACGGCCAAGCTGTACAGCGCTCCCGTCGGGACCGTCCCGGTGTGGATGGCCGCCGGCGGCCCGAAATCGGCCACCTTCGCCGGGCAGCACGCCGAAGGACTGATCACTAGTGTCAAAGATCCGGCCGACGCCATGGAGCGGGTGATCACCCCGTATCGCGAGGCCGCCGGGGCACGTGGCGCCTCGACCACCATCATGGCCACTCGCTGGGTGGTGCTGGCCGGCAACGACGACGAAGCGTGGGAAGCTCTCGCCGCCATGCGCGGGCTCCGGGCGCCGGGGCGACTAGAAGTCGCCGACCCGATGGTGCTGCGGGAACGGGCCGACGCGATGGACCGGCAGGAGATCCTGAGCAAGTACACGATTGTTCGTGATCTCGACCAGCTGGCCGAGGCGTACCGGCCACTCGTGCACGACGTCGGCGCGGACTACGTGGCCATTCAGGTGGCCAGTCTCGACCCGGTGAGGACCATCAAGCAGGTCGGCGAGCAGGTACTGCCCGCGCTGCGCGAGTGGTCACGCGAGTGA
- a CDS encoding cystathionine gamma-synthase: MEGFETRAIHAGQAPDPTTGAVMPPIYATSTFAQDGVGGLRGGYEYSRSANPTRTALEECIAALEEGRRGLAFASGMAAEDTLLRTVLKPGDHVVIPNDAYGGTYRLISKVVERWGVSWTAVPVSDVDAVRQAIRPETAVVWVETPTNPLLNIADIAALAQVTHDAGALLVVDNTFATPYLQQPLTLGADVVVHSTTKYCGGHSDVVGGALVVGDPTLGDQLAFHQNAIGAVAGPFDAWLVLRGLKTLAIRMERHCDNAERVVEALGRHPQVSEILYPGLDSHPGHDVARRQMRRFGGMVSFRVAGGENAAVEVCNRAQVFTLGESLGGVESLIEHPGRMTHASAAGSVLEVPNDLVRLSVGIESVDDLLADLDQALKHAT, from the coding sequence GGGCTGCGCGGCGGGTATGAGTACAGCCGATCGGCCAATCCGACGCGGACGGCGCTGGAAGAGTGCATCGCCGCGCTGGAAGAAGGCAGGCGCGGGCTGGCTTTCGCCAGCGGCATGGCGGCAGAGGACACGCTGCTGCGAACCGTGCTCAAGCCCGGCGACCACGTCGTCATTCCCAACGACGCATACGGCGGCACCTACCGGTTGATCAGCAAGGTGGTCGAGCGGTGGGGGGTTTCCTGGACGGCCGTCCCAGTGTCTGACGTCGACGCCGTCCGCCAGGCCATCCGCCCCGAGACCGCCGTCGTGTGGGTCGAAACGCCGACGAACCCCCTGCTCAACATCGCTGACATTGCCGCGCTCGCGCAGGTGACGCACGACGCCGGAGCGTTGCTGGTCGTGGACAACACCTTCGCCACGCCTTACCTCCAGCAGCCGTTGACGCTGGGCGCGGACGTCGTCGTGCATTCGACGACCAAGTACTGCGGCGGCCACTCCGACGTCGTCGGTGGAGCGTTGGTGGTTGGCGACCCGACGCTGGGTGATCAGCTCGCCTTTCACCAGAACGCCATCGGGGCGGTGGCCGGGCCGTTCGACGCGTGGCTGGTCCTTCGCGGGCTGAAGACGCTGGCGATCCGGATGGAGCGGCACTGCGACAACGCCGAACGGGTGGTCGAGGCGCTCGGCCGGCATCCTCAGGTCAGCGAGATCCTGTACCCGGGGCTGGACTCACACCCAGGTCACGATGTCGCGCGACGCCAAATGCGCCGCTTCGGGGGCATGGTGTCGTTTCGGGTAGCCGGCGGGGAGAACGCGGCCGTCGAGGTGTGCAACCGCGCCCAGGTCTTCACCCTGGGAGAGTCGCTGGGCGGTGTCGAATCCCTGATCGAGCATCCGGGCCGGATGACTCACGCCAGCGCGGCCGGCAGCGTCCTCGAAGTGCCCAACGACCTGGTCCGGCTTTCGGTGGGGATCGAGAGTGTGGACGACCTCCTCGCCGACCTTGACCAGGCGCTGAAACACGCGACGTAG